A genomic region of Cydia splendana chromosome 17, ilCydSple1.2, whole genome shotgun sequence contains the following coding sequences:
- the LOC134798823 gene encoding cyclin-dependent kinase 7 isoform X1: protein MEEPTLRYEKIDFLGEGQFATVYKARDVKTDKIVAVKKIKIGSRLEAQDGINRTALREIKLLQELQHVNLIGLLDVFGQKSNVSLVFDFMDTDLEIIVKDSNIVLTPANVKAYMIMTLSGLEYLHQNWILHRDLKPNNLLINREGILKIGDFGLAKAFGSPTRINTHQVVTRWYRSPELLFGARQYGTGVDMWAIGCILAELLLRVPFLPGESDLDQLTRIFQVFGTPNDENWPVMKGLPDYVQFKQFPAQPLRHIFSTAADDLIQLLESLLVLFPPKRCDCTQALHMPYFSNKPAPTVGNKLPMPSSFTRIETEKPTLKRKLLDSIDGGSLPKKLLF, encoded by the exons ATGGAAGAGCCTACCTTACGTTATGAAAAAATTGACTTCCTTGGAGAAGGCCAA TTTGCAACCGTGTACAAAGCAAGAGATGTGAAAACCGACAAAATAGTGGCTGTGAAGAAGATTAAAATAGGTTCGCGTTTGGAGGCACAGGATGGTATAAACAGGACTGCACTCAGAGAAATAAAGCTGTTGCAGGAGCTTCAGCATGTTAACTTGATTGGATTATTAG ATGTATTTGGACAAAAATCAAATGTATCTTTAGTGTTTGACTTTATGGACACTGACTTAGAGATAATAGTTAAGGACAGCAACATTGTGCTCACCCCAGCTAATGTGAAAGCTTACATGATCATGACATTGAGTG gTTTAGAGTATCTGCATCAGAACTGGATACTACATAGAGATTTGAAACCAAACAATTTATTGATAAATCGTGAAGGAATACTGAAAATTGGTGATTTTGGTCTTGCCAAAGCTTTTGGGTCTCCCACCAGAATAAATACACATCAAGTGGTGACCAGATGGTACAG GTCACCAGAGCTCTTATTCGGGGCTCGGCAGTACGGCACGGGTGTGGACATGTGGGCCATCGGCTGCATCTTAGCTGAGCTCCTGCTCCGGGTGCCCTTCTTGCCTGGAGAGTCAGACTTGGATCAGCTGACGCGCATATTCCAGGTGTTTGGAACACCTAATGATgagaattggcct GTAATGAAGGGGCTGCCAGACTACGTGCAATTCAAGCAGTTCCCAGCGCAGCCGCTGCGACATATCTTCAGCACGGCCGCCGACGACCTCATACAACTGCTCGAGAGCCTGCTCGTGCTGTTCCCGCCTAAGCGCTGCGACTGCACGCAGGCGCTGCATATGCCGTACTTCAG CAACAAGCCAGCCCCAACAGTGGGCAACAAGCTCCCGATGCCCTCGAGTTTCACGAGGATCGAGACGGAGAAGCCTACGCTCAAGAGGAAACTGCTAGACAGTATCGATGGCGGCTCCCTGCCCAAAAAACTGCTGTTCTGA
- the LOC134798822 gene encoding tubulin polyglutamylase TTLL13-like isoform X3, translating to MMGKEERDLDESIASLMRNYNSKLSGEDDTSQPTSRGAPIVISEPTRKKKKRKRSQISICLTNCRYESIRRVSSAFGMREVSEEEAWNFYWTDMSVSVERAKEMKRFQRINHFPGMLEICRKDLLARNLNRMQKIYPKEYNFFPKTWCLPADFGEALTYSKARKTKTFIIKPECGSQGRGIYLTKSLKDIKPTDKLICQVYLAKPYLVDGYKFDIRVYTLITSCDPLRVFVYNEGLVRFATSRYADPNVNNTTNVFMHLTNYALNKHSRTYVYDSEAGSKRKISTLNKILLSQGVDLDALWHSIDQVIVKTVISAWPILKHSYHACFPSHDMVHACFEILGFDILLDHKLHPYILEVNHSPSFHTDTQLDREVKEGLLTDTFTMLNIWQCDKRRVLEEDRRRIRDRLLQTNKFPEVVSGEEREPKKTPWQTQIQWEETHLGNFRRVYPVGEQYASLFQQPSGSLYTGTASSRARGDCTRQQREEFQQTKAKAEALLKPKPPLKPAKDPEKKAPDEASVATTSDKTAKSKKTEGGKKMEIRKLTGKPSPSILPTVEETEVKPPYVLCSFEPDPIVEKEERERVNQLAQRDFLIRSYGMLEQIYLVMKKMGTLRPEDERKYGIYGRLSIVSNSPKPAILETGKQIQKPGGCGDHSHEVLLPQDWSLSVAWPCWRNATCNVVASH from the exons ATGATGGGAAAGGAGGAGCGCGACTTGGACGAGTCCATTGCGTCGTTGATGCGCAACTACAACAGCAAGCTTAGCGGTGAGGACGACACATCGCAGCCTACGTCTCGTGGTGCACCTATTGTCATCTCCGAACCTACCCGCAAGAAAaagaagcgaaagag ATCCCAGATATCGATATGCCTCACAAACTGTCGGTACGAGTCCATCCGAAGGGTTTCCAGCGCCTTCGGCATGCGAGAAGTGTCCGAAGAGGAAGCGTGGAACTTCTACTGGACCGACATGAGCGTCTCCGTCGAACGGGCGAAGGAGATGAAGCGGTTCCAACGTATCAACCACTTCCCCGGCATGCTGGAGATTTGTCG GAAAGATCTCCTTGCGCGGAATTTAAACAGAATGCAAAAGATATATCCGAAGGAGTACAATTTCTTTCCGAAAACGTGGTGTCTTCCAGCAGA CTTCGGCGAAGCCCTAACTTACAGCAAGGCGCGCAAAActaaaacttttataataaaacCTGAGTGTGGCAGCCAGGGTCGTGGAATATATTTGACTAAATCACTGAAAGACATTAAACCTACGGACAAACTTATTTGTCAG GTTTACCTCGCCAAGCCGTACTTAGTCGACGGGTATAAGTTCGACATCCGCGTCTACACACTTATAACGTCGTGCGATCCTTTAAGGGTATTTGTTTACAATGAAGGTCTCGtcag ATTTGCAACATCGCGCTACGCGGACCCTAACGTGAACAACACGACCAACGTGTTCATGCACCTCACCAACTACGCCCTCAACAAGCACAGCCGCACCTACGTCTACGACTCCGAGGCTGGTAGCAAGCG CAAGATATCGACTCTCAACAAGATCCTGCTCTCGCAAGGCGTGGACCTGGACGCACTGTGGCACTCCATCGACCAAGTGATCGTGAAGACCGTCATCTCCGCCTGGCCCATCCTCAAGCACAGCTACCACGCGTGCTTCCCCTCTCACGACATG GTGCACGCTTGCTTCGAAATACTCGGCTTCGACATCCTGTTGGATCATAAGCTCCACCCGTATATTTTAGAA GTGAACCACTCGCCGAGTTTCCACACGGACACGCAGCTCGACCGCGAGGTGAAGGAGGGCCTTCTGACGGACACGTTCACCATGCTCAACATCTGGCAGTGCGACAAGCGGCGCGTGTTGGAGGAGGACCGACGCCGCATCCGCGACCGGCTGCTGCAGACCAACAA GTTTCCTGAGGTCGTTTCCGGCGAAGAAAGGGAGCCAAAGAAAACACCGTGGCAGACGCAGATACAGTGGGAGGAAACGCATTTAGGAAACTTTAG ACGCGTGTACCCCGTGGGCGAGCAGTATGCCAGCCTGTTCCAACAGCCCTCGGGCTCGCTGTACACCGGCACGGCGTCCTCGCGCGCCCGCGGCGACTGCACGCGCCAGCAGCGCGAGGAGTTCCAG CAAACAAAAGCGAAAGCAGAAGCTCTCCTCAAACCGAAACCGCCACTAAAACCAGCCAAGGACCCGGAGAAGAAAGCCCCGGACGAGGCCAGCGTGGCCACCACCAGCGACAAAACGGCCAAGTCCAAAAAGACGGAAGGGGGGAAGAAGATGGAGATCAGAAAGCTGACTGGGAAGCCGTCGCCTTCGATTCTCCCCACT GTGGAGGAGACAGAAGTGAAACCCCCGTACGTGCTGTGCTCTTTTGAGCCCGACCCCATCGTGGAGAAGGAGGAGCGCGAACGCGTCAACCAGCTGGCGCAGCGGGACTTCCTCATACGGAGCTACGGCATGCTCGAACAG ATCTACCTCGTGATGAAGAAAATGGGCACGCTGAGGCCCGAAGACGAACGCAAATACGGCATTTATGGTCGTCTGTCTATCGTGTCCAACTCGCCTAAG CCCGCCATTCTCGAGACTGGCAAACAGATACAAAAGCCGGGCGGCTGCGGGGACCATTCTCATGAAG TGTTACTTCCTCAGGACTGGTCGTTGAGTGTCGCCTGGCCGTGCTGGCGGAACGCGACGTGTAATGTCGTCGCGTCGCACTGA
- the LOC134798822 gene encoding tubulin polyglutamylase TTLL13-like isoform X2, whose translation MELELEDGLLRDEDQPSEHTSKNASPVLKRKNYKSREEKGEMMGKEERDLDESIASLMRNYNSKLSGEDDTSQPTSRGAPIVISEPTRKKKKRKRSQISICLTNCRYESIRRVSSAFGMREVSEEEAWNFYWTDMSVSVERAKEMKRFQRINHFPGMLEICRKDLLARNLNRMQKIYPKEYNFFPKTWCLPADFGEALTYSKARKTKTFIIKPECGSQGRGIYLTKSLKDIKPTDKLICQVYLAKPYLVDGYKFDIRVYTLITSCDPLRVFVYNEGLVRFATSRYADPNVNNTTNVFMHLTNYALNKHSRTYVYDSEAGSKRKISTLNKILLSQGVDLDALWHSIDQVIVKTVISAWPILKHSYHACFPSHDMVHACFEILGFDILLDHKLHPYILEVNHSPSFHTDTQLDREVKEGLLTDTFTMLNIWQCDKRRVLEEDRRRIRDRLLQTNKFPEVVSGEEREPKKTPWQTQIQWEETHLGNFRRVYPVGEQYASLFQQPSGSLYTGTASSRARGDCTRQQREEFQQTKAKAEALLKPKPPLKPAKDPEKKAPDEASVATTSDKTAKSKKTEGGKKMEIRKLTGKPSPSILPTVEETEVKPPYVLCSFEPDPIVEKEERERVNQLAQRDFLIRSYGMLEQIYLVMKKMGTLRPEDERKYGIYGRLSIVSNSPKPAILETGKQIQKPGGCGDHSHEGLVVECRLAVLAERDV comes from the exons AAGAAAAGGGTGAGATGATGGGAAAGGAGGAGCGCGACTTGGACGAGTCCATTGCGTCGTTGATGCGCAACTACAACAGCAAGCTTAGCGGTGAGGACGACACATCGCAGCCTACGTCTCGTGGTGCACCTATTGTCATCTCCGAACCTACCCGCAAGAAAaagaagcgaaagag ATCCCAGATATCGATATGCCTCACAAACTGTCGGTACGAGTCCATCCGAAGGGTTTCCAGCGCCTTCGGCATGCGAGAAGTGTCCGAAGAGGAAGCGTGGAACTTCTACTGGACCGACATGAGCGTCTCCGTCGAACGGGCGAAGGAGATGAAGCGGTTCCAACGTATCAACCACTTCCCCGGCATGCTGGAGATTTGTCG GAAAGATCTCCTTGCGCGGAATTTAAACAGAATGCAAAAGATATATCCGAAGGAGTACAATTTCTTTCCGAAAACGTGGTGTCTTCCAGCAGA CTTCGGCGAAGCCCTAACTTACAGCAAGGCGCGCAAAActaaaacttttataataaaacCTGAGTGTGGCAGCCAGGGTCGTGGAATATATTTGACTAAATCACTGAAAGACATTAAACCTACGGACAAACTTATTTGTCAG GTTTACCTCGCCAAGCCGTACTTAGTCGACGGGTATAAGTTCGACATCCGCGTCTACACACTTATAACGTCGTGCGATCCTTTAAGGGTATTTGTTTACAATGAAGGTCTCGtcag ATTTGCAACATCGCGCTACGCGGACCCTAACGTGAACAACACGACCAACGTGTTCATGCACCTCACCAACTACGCCCTCAACAAGCACAGCCGCACCTACGTCTACGACTCCGAGGCTGGTAGCAAGCG CAAGATATCGACTCTCAACAAGATCCTGCTCTCGCAAGGCGTGGACCTGGACGCACTGTGGCACTCCATCGACCAAGTGATCGTGAAGACCGTCATCTCCGCCTGGCCCATCCTCAAGCACAGCTACCACGCGTGCTTCCCCTCTCACGACATG GTGCACGCTTGCTTCGAAATACTCGGCTTCGACATCCTGTTGGATCATAAGCTCCACCCGTATATTTTAGAA GTGAACCACTCGCCGAGTTTCCACACGGACACGCAGCTCGACCGCGAGGTGAAGGAGGGCCTTCTGACGGACACGTTCACCATGCTCAACATCTGGCAGTGCGACAAGCGGCGCGTGTTGGAGGAGGACCGACGCCGCATCCGCGACCGGCTGCTGCAGACCAACAA GTTTCCTGAGGTCGTTTCCGGCGAAGAAAGGGAGCCAAAGAAAACACCGTGGCAGACGCAGATACAGTGGGAGGAAACGCATTTAGGAAACTTTAG ACGCGTGTACCCCGTGGGCGAGCAGTATGCCAGCCTGTTCCAACAGCCCTCGGGCTCGCTGTACACCGGCACGGCGTCCTCGCGCGCCCGCGGCGACTGCACGCGCCAGCAGCGCGAGGAGTTCCAG CAAACAAAAGCGAAAGCAGAAGCTCTCCTCAAACCGAAACCGCCACTAAAACCAGCCAAGGACCCGGAGAAGAAAGCCCCGGACGAGGCCAGCGTGGCCACCACCAGCGACAAAACGGCCAAGTCCAAAAAGACGGAAGGGGGGAAGAAGATGGAGATCAGAAAGCTGACTGGGAAGCCGTCGCCTTCGATTCTCCCCACT GTGGAGGAGACAGAAGTGAAACCCCCGTACGTGCTGTGCTCTTTTGAGCCCGACCCCATCGTGGAGAAGGAGGAGCGCGAACGCGTCAACCAGCTGGCGCAGCGGGACTTCCTCATACGGAGCTACGGCATGCTCGAACAG ATCTACCTCGTGATGAAGAAAATGGGCACGCTGAGGCCCGAAGACGAACGCAAATACGGCATTTATGGTCGTCTGTCTATCGTGTCCAACTCGCCTAAG CCCGCCATTCTCGAGACTGGCAAACAGATACAAAAGCCGGGCGGCTGCGGGGACCATTCTCATGAAG GACTGGTCGTTGAGTGTCGCCTGGCCGTGCTGGCGGAACGCGACGTGTAA
- the LOC134798840 gene encoding DET1 homolog, which translates to MASTSTNHVYYEDIPPGTLNEEDFICTEKIVPRKIKPQNIVVRLMDREIYGSRRPGAHFHVVREYYQNVFPNLTIVNVEKPPCFLRKFSPDGKHFIAFSADQMSLEIYEYRGAAAAGDLVAGYPLDLLNADADVHYRIRTHIFYRFFKPKFTVNVCVQRVFERLPNHPPMEQQLNRECSLFTEDGRYVIIGSAAHIPDDLRPHFYHIHSNNEAVTPTIRSALEDYSLHLVDLHHGKLCDTKHFRIDKIYLSHNQGIYLYKEVLAVLSVQHQTIHLFQIVDGMLIEIRKFGRFCYDDDPFLVNSVFAPPANERPFHEETINSLKHRLLVFLFKRAKSISDETKDPLELRKFYKYFDMFKSLRMWKMQLLDEDHLFIKYASEEVVTLRVAEPNSQSSFFVIYNISQSKILEVYENTSEGLLQLFENYCDCFRNARLCADSQFTCSPSNNLYARLTQQRFKQTIVRAIYGGRTEATKRILAQLPISAQSYSGSPYLDLGLFSYDDKWVSVMERPKAYGEYPIRFYARDSGLLKFKIYAGVLGQSVPASARRLVAFTFHPTDPFAISVQRTNAEYIVNFHIRNAVLS; encoded by the exons ATGGCTTCTACTAGCACTAATCACGTATACTACGAAGACATTCCACCTGGTACTCTCAATGAGGAAGATTTTATTTGCACCGAAAAAATTGTGCCAAGAAAAATAAAACCCCAAAACATTGTAGTTCGACTCATGGATAGAGAAATTTATGGCTCCCGGCGACCAGGCGCTCATTTTCATGTTGTCCGTGAATACTATCAAAATGTTTTTCCAAATTTGACCATAGTCAATGTTGAAAAGCCACCGTGCTTCCTAAGAAAATTTAGTCCAGACGGGAAACATTTCATCGCGTTTTCTGCAGATCAAATGTCTTTAGAA ATATATGAGTATCGGGGTGCAGCTGCTGCCGGAGACTTGGTCGCCGGTTATCCTCTGGATTTGTTAAATGCTGATGCTGACGTTCATTACAGGATAAGGACGCACatattttataggttttttaaG CCGAAATTCACAGTGAATGTGTGCGTGCAAAGAGTGTTCGAGAGGCTACCGAACCACCCGCCGATGGAGCAACAACTGAACAGAGAGTGTAGCCTGTTCACGGAAGATGGCCGCTATGTAATCATTGGTTCAGCTGCTCATATCCCTGATGACTTGAGACCTCACTTCTATCACATACATAGTAACAATGAAGCAGTAACACCAACTATaag GTCTGCTTTGGAGGACTACTCCCTTCATTTAGTAGATTTACACCATGGAAAGTTGTGTGACACTAAACATTTTAGAATAGACAAAATCTATTTATCACACAACCAAGGCATTTATCTGTACAAAGAAGTGTTGGCGGTGTTGTCAGTGCAACACCAGACCATACACCTGTTTCAAATTGTAGACGGAATGCTGATAGAAATCAGGAAATTCGGCAGGTTTTGTTACGATGATGATCCTTTCCTAGTAAACTCAGTGTTCGCACCACCAGCTAATGAAAGGCCATTCCATGAGGAGACAATTAACAGTCTAAAGCATAGACTTCTTGTGTTCTTGTTTAAAAGAGCCAAGTCCATCAGCGATGAGACAAAGGATCCTCTGGAATTAAGGAAGTTTTATAAATACTTTGACATGTTTAAAAGTTTAAGGATGTGGAAGATGCAGTTGTTAGATGAAGaccatttatttataaaatatgcgAGCGAGGAAGTGGTCACGCTGAGGGTGGCTGAACCAAATAGTCAATCATCATTTTTCGTCATTTACAATATTAGTCAAAGTAAAATACTGGAAGTGTATGAGAACACATCAGAGGGGCTGTTGCAATTATTTGAGAATTATTGTGACTGCTTTAGAAATGCCAGACTGTGTGCAGATTCACAGTTCACTTGTTCACCTTCCAACAACTTGTATGCTAGACTGACGCAGCAGAGGTTTAAACAAACCATAGTGAGAGCCATCTATGGCGGCCGGACAGAAGCTACAAAAAGGATTCTAGCTCAGCTACCAATAAGTGCACAGTCTTATAGTGGATCTCCTTACCTAGACTTAGGATTATTTAGTTATGATGACAAATGGGTATCAGTTATGGAAAGGCCTAAAGCTTATGGAGAATATCCCATTAG ATTTTACGCCCGCGACTCAGGCCTGCTCAAGTTCAAGATCTACGCAGGCGTGCTAGGGCAGTCGGTGCCGGCGTCGGCGCGCCGCCTCGTCGCCTTCACATTCCACCCCACCGACCCCTTCGCCATCTCCGTACAGCGCACCAACGCAGAATACATCGTCAACTTTCATATCCGGAACGCTGTGCTGAGCTGA
- the LOC134798822 gene encoding tubulin polyglutamylase TTLL13-like isoform X1 — protein sequence MELELEDGLLRDEDQPSEHTSKNASPVLKRKNYKSREEKGEMMGKEERDLDESIASLMRNYNSKLSGEDDTSQPTSRGAPIVISEPTRKKKKRKRSQISICLTNCRYESIRRVSSAFGMREVSEEEAWNFYWTDMSVSVERAKEMKRFQRINHFPGMLEICRKDLLARNLNRMQKIYPKEYNFFPKTWCLPADFGEALTYSKARKTKTFIIKPECGSQGRGIYLTKSLKDIKPTDKLICQVYLAKPYLVDGYKFDIRVYTLITSCDPLRVFVYNEGLVRFATSRYADPNVNNTTNVFMHLTNYALNKHSRTYVYDSEAGSKRKISTLNKILLSQGVDLDALWHSIDQVIVKTVISAWPILKHSYHACFPSHDMVHACFEILGFDILLDHKLHPYILEVNHSPSFHTDTQLDREVKEGLLTDTFTMLNIWQCDKRRVLEEDRRRIRDRLLQTNKFPEVVSGEEREPKKTPWQTQIQWEETHLGNFRRVYPVGEQYASLFQQPSGSLYTGTASSRARGDCTRQQREEFQQTKAKAEALLKPKPPLKPAKDPEKKAPDEASVATTSDKTAKSKKTEGGKKMEIRKLTGKPSPSILPTVEETEVKPPYVLCSFEPDPIVEKEERERVNQLAQRDFLIRSYGMLEQIYLVMKKMGTLRPEDERKYGIYGRLSIVSNSPKPAILETGKQIQKPGGCGDHSHEVLLPQDWSLSVAWPCWRNATCNVVASH from the exons AAGAAAAGGGTGAGATGATGGGAAAGGAGGAGCGCGACTTGGACGAGTCCATTGCGTCGTTGATGCGCAACTACAACAGCAAGCTTAGCGGTGAGGACGACACATCGCAGCCTACGTCTCGTGGTGCACCTATTGTCATCTCCGAACCTACCCGCAAGAAAaagaagcgaaagag ATCCCAGATATCGATATGCCTCACAAACTGTCGGTACGAGTCCATCCGAAGGGTTTCCAGCGCCTTCGGCATGCGAGAAGTGTCCGAAGAGGAAGCGTGGAACTTCTACTGGACCGACATGAGCGTCTCCGTCGAACGGGCGAAGGAGATGAAGCGGTTCCAACGTATCAACCACTTCCCCGGCATGCTGGAGATTTGTCG GAAAGATCTCCTTGCGCGGAATTTAAACAGAATGCAAAAGATATATCCGAAGGAGTACAATTTCTTTCCGAAAACGTGGTGTCTTCCAGCAGA CTTCGGCGAAGCCCTAACTTACAGCAAGGCGCGCAAAActaaaacttttataataaaacCTGAGTGTGGCAGCCAGGGTCGTGGAATATATTTGACTAAATCACTGAAAGACATTAAACCTACGGACAAACTTATTTGTCAG GTTTACCTCGCCAAGCCGTACTTAGTCGACGGGTATAAGTTCGACATCCGCGTCTACACACTTATAACGTCGTGCGATCCTTTAAGGGTATTTGTTTACAATGAAGGTCTCGtcag ATTTGCAACATCGCGCTACGCGGACCCTAACGTGAACAACACGACCAACGTGTTCATGCACCTCACCAACTACGCCCTCAACAAGCACAGCCGCACCTACGTCTACGACTCCGAGGCTGGTAGCAAGCG CAAGATATCGACTCTCAACAAGATCCTGCTCTCGCAAGGCGTGGACCTGGACGCACTGTGGCACTCCATCGACCAAGTGATCGTGAAGACCGTCATCTCCGCCTGGCCCATCCTCAAGCACAGCTACCACGCGTGCTTCCCCTCTCACGACATG GTGCACGCTTGCTTCGAAATACTCGGCTTCGACATCCTGTTGGATCATAAGCTCCACCCGTATATTTTAGAA GTGAACCACTCGCCGAGTTTCCACACGGACACGCAGCTCGACCGCGAGGTGAAGGAGGGCCTTCTGACGGACACGTTCACCATGCTCAACATCTGGCAGTGCGACAAGCGGCGCGTGTTGGAGGAGGACCGACGCCGCATCCGCGACCGGCTGCTGCAGACCAACAA GTTTCCTGAGGTCGTTTCCGGCGAAGAAAGGGAGCCAAAGAAAACACCGTGGCAGACGCAGATACAGTGGGAGGAAACGCATTTAGGAAACTTTAG ACGCGTGTACCCCGTGGGCGAGCAGTATGCCAGCCTGTTCCAACAGCCCTCGGGCTCGCTGTACACCGGCACGGCGTCCTCGCGCGCCCGCGGCGACTGCACGCGCCAGCAGCGCGAGGAGTTCCAG CAAACAAAAGCGAAAGCAGAAGCTCTCCTCAAACCGAAACCGCCACTAAAACCAGCCAAGGACCCGGAGAAGAAAGCCCCGGACGAGGCCAGCGTGGCCACCACCAGCGACAAAACGGCCAAGTCCAAAAAGACGGAAGGGGGGAAGAAGATGGAGATCAGAAAGCTGACTGGGAAGCCGTCGCCTTCGATTCTCCCCACT GTGGAGGAGACAGAAGTGAAACCCCCGTACGTGCTGTGCTCTTTTGAGCCCGACCCCATCGTGGAGAAGGAGGAGCGCGAACGCGTCAACCAGCTGGCGCAGCGGGACTTCCTCATACGGAGCTACGGCATGCTCGAACAG ATCTACCTCGTGATGAAGAAAATGGGCACGCTGAGGCCCGAAGACGAACGCAAATACGGCATTTATGGTCGTCTGTCTATCGTGTCCAACTCGCCTAAG CCCGCCATTCTCGAGACTGGCAAACAGATACAAAAGCCGGGCGGCTGCGGGGACCATTCTCATGAAG TGTTACTTCCTCAGGACTGGTCGTTGAGTGTCGCCTGGCCGTGCTGGCGGAACGCGACGTGTAATGTCGTCGCGTCGCACTGA
- the LOC134798823 gene encoding cyclin-dependent kinase 7 isoform X2, with product MEEPTLRYEKIDFLGEGQFATVYKARDVKTDKIVAVKKIKIGSRLEAQDGINRTALREIKLLQELQHVNLIGLLDVFGQKSNVSLVFDFMDTDLEIIVKDSNIVLTPANVKAYMIMTLSGLEYLHQNWILHRDLKPNNLLINREGILKIGDFGLAKAFGSPTRINTHQVVTRWYRSPELLFGARQYGTGVDMWAIGCILAELLLRVPFLPGESDLDQLTRIFQVFGTPNDENWPGMKGLPDYVQFKQFPAQPLRHIFSAAADDLIQLLESLLVLFPPKRCDCTQALQMPYFSNKPAPTVGNKLPMPSSFTRIETEKPTLKRKLLDSIDGGSLPKKLLF from the exons ATGGAAGAGCCTACCTTACGTTATGAAAAAATTGACTTCCTTGGAGAAGGCCAA TTTGCAACCGTGTACAAAGCAAGAGATGTGAAAACCGACAAAATAGTGGCTGTGAAGAAGATTAAAATAGGTTCGCGTTTGGAGGCACAGGATGGTATAAACAGGACTGCACTCAGAGAAATAAAGCTGTTGCAGGAGCTTCAGCATGTTAACTTGATTGGATTATTAG ATGTATTTGGACAAAAATCAAATGTATCTTTAGTGTTTGACTTTATGGACACTGACTTAGAGATAATAGTTAAGGACAGCAACATTGTGCTCACCCCAGCTAATGTGAAAGCTTACATGATCATGACATTGAGTG gTTTAGAGTATCTGCATCAGAACTGGATACTACATAGAGATTTGAAACCAAACAATTTATTGATAAATCGTGAAGGAATACTGAAAATTGGTGATTTTGGTCTTGCCAAAGCTTTTGGGTCTCCCACCAGAATAAATACACATCAAGTGGTGACCAGATGGTACAG GTCACCAGAGCTCTTATTCGGGGCTCGGCAGTACGGCACGGGTGTGGACATGTGGGCCATCGGCTGCATCTTAGCTGAGCTCCTGCTCCGGGTGCCCTTCTTGCCTGGAGAGTCAGACTTGGATCAGCTGACGCGCATATTCCAGGTGTTTGGAACACCTAATGATgagaattggcct GGGATGAAAGGGCTGCCGGACTACGTGCAATTCAAGCAGTTCCCAGCGCAGCCGCTGCGACACATCTTCAGCGCGGCCGCCGACGACCTCATACAGCTGCTCGAGAGCCTGCTCGTGCTGTTCCCGCCGAAACGCTGTGACTGCACGCAGGCGCTGCAGATGCCGTACTTCAG CAACAAGCCAGCCCCAACAGTGGGCAACAAGCTCCCGATGCCCTCGAGTTTCACGAGGATCGAGACGGAGAAGCCTACGCTCAAGAGGAAACTGCTAGACAGTATCGATGGCGGCTCCCTGCCCAAAAAACTGCTGTTCTGA